In Asterias amurensis chromosome 4, ASM3211899v1, one genomic interval encodes:
- the LOC139936565 gene encoding methylmalonic aciduria type A protein, mitochondrial-like, protein MANSLCTMTANLRTTRLKKHCFYSVITNPNSKHWSKLKWTSPSVESPRSVHSSPPIRKESDTVGGESVPRRLFRQLVEEHRAAIAQSITLVESTHSKKKELAKELLASILAYLKEKAAKNGGIPASFRIGLTGPPGAGKSTFIEAFGKQLTEAGHKVAVLAVDPSSSFSGGSLLGDKTRMPELTRDPRAYIRASPTSGNLGGVTRNTNDAIVVCEGAGFDVILVETVGVGQSEYVVSDMVDMLVLLIPPAGGDELQGIKRGIVEKVDLILVTKADGELKIPSRRVKTEYTSALKLMRKRSPLWSPKVLQVSALTKTGLTEAWAEMQEYHSIMIKSKLFIPKRARQHRIWMWNHIQDNIMEIFRQHPDVKPEIPRLEDEVTKGQITSGMAADALLGKFRIRVAKSEEDL, encoded by the exons ATGGCAAACTCCCTCTGCACCATGACTGCAAATCTCAGGACTACCAGGCTTAAAAAGCACTGCTTTTATAGTGTAATTACAAATCCCAAttcaaaacactggtcaaaattgaAGTGGACATCACCGAGTGTAGAGTCACCGAGATCGGTGCACTCAAGTCCGCCGATTAGAAAAGAATCCGACACGGTAGGGGGAGAGAGTGTCCCGAGACGACTCTTTCGGCAGCTTGTGGAGGAGCACAGGGCAGCTATTGCGCAGAGTATTACGCTTGTAGAGTCCACTCACAGCAAGAAGAAGGAACTGGCCAAGGAATTACTCGCCTCCATCTTGGCTTACCTGAAGGAGAAGGCAGCAAAGAATGGCGGCATTCCTGCATCATTTAGGATCG GTTTGACAGGACCCCCTGGTGCAGGAAAGTCCACGTTTATTGAggctttcggtaaacagttgaCCGAGGCTGGCCACAAGGTGGCAGTGTTGGCCGTCGATCCTTCTTCATCATTTAGTGGAG GTTCCTTGCTAGGTGATAAGACGAGAATGCCGGAGCTGACACGAGACCCACGAGCCTACATCCGTGCCTCCCCAACATCCGGCAATCTTGGAGGTGTAACTCGAAACACAAATGATGCTATTGTTGTTTGTGAAGGCGCTGGCTTTGATGTTATTTTAGTAGAGACAGTTG GGGTAGGGCAGTCTGAGTACGTCGTGTCTGACATGGTAGACATGCTAGTCTTATTGATACCACCCGCTGGTGGAGATGAACTACAAGGAATCAAACGAGGAATCGTGGAGAAAGTGGATCTAATCCTGGTCACTAAAGCTGACGGAGAATTGAAGATTCCGAGCCGGCGTGTCAAGACCGAGTACACGAGTGCGTTGAAGTTGATGCGGAAACGCTCACCTTTGTGGTCTCCCAAG GTATTGCAAGTATCAGCTCTCACTAAGACGGGCCTGACAGAAGCATGGGCCGAGATGCAGGAGTACCACTCCATCATGATCAAGTCAAAACTCTTCATCCCCAAACGAGCGAGGCAGCACCGTATCTGGATGTGGAACCACATCCAAGACAACATCATGGAGATCTTCAGACAACATCCGGACGTTAAACCAGAGATACCTCGTCTTGAGGATGAGGTGACTAAAGGGCAGATCACTTCGGGAATGGCAGCCGACGCCCTGCTGGGGAAGTTTAGGATAAGGGTGGCAAAGTCCGAGGAGGATTTATGA
- the LOC139936563 gene encoding catechol O-methyltransferase-like, which yields MATIGSGLEACDMTEKAEKMVSYVLDHAKKGDPASLLASADKYCYTVQRLMNVGEIKGAIVTNILKDLAPKTCLELGTYCGYSAVLMASILPNGSRLLTVEADEGNAEIAKKFIDHAGIKVKEKITVIVNNSDEVIPKLREDFSVDFLDFVFIDHWKNVYLRDLQLLETHGLLRKGTVIVADNVIYPGAPEYLEYVTTSEKYQTETFDSTLEYSDKKDAVAKSVYLVE from the exons ATGGCTACTATTGGGAGTGGTTTGGAGGCTTGCGATATGACGGAGAAGGCAGAGAAGATGGTTTCTTATGTCTTAGATCACGCCAAGAAGGGAGATCCTGCCAGCTTACTTGCCTCAGCTGACAAATATTGCTACACAGTGCAGAGGCTCATGAACGTTGGTGAAatcaaag GTGCTATTGTGACCAACATCTTAAAGGACTTGGCCCCTAAAACTTGCCTTGAGTTGGGAACTTATTGTGGTTATTCTGCAGTACTAATGGCTAGCATTCTACCAAACGGAAGTCGCCTCCTTACTGTTGAGGCCGATGAAGGAAACGCTGAGATTGCAAAGAAATTTATCGACCACGCAGGAATTAAAGTGAAGGAGAAG ATTACTGTTATCGTCAACAACTCCGATGAAGTCATCCCTAAGCTCCGTGAGGATTTCTCGGTGGACTTTTTAGACTTTGTCTTCATCGACCACTGGAAGAACGTTTACTTGAGGGACCTTCAGCTCCTTGAGACCCACGGACTGCTCCGGAAGGGTACAGTCATTGTCGCTGATAACGTCATTTACCCTGGTGCGCCTGAATACCTAGAGTACGTCACAACGTCGGAGAAATATCAGACGGAAACTTTTGACTCGACCCTTGAATACAGTGACAAGAAAGATGCGGTGGCCAAATCTGTTTATTTAGTTGAATaa
- the LOC139935968 gene encoding ras-related protein Rab-30-like encodes MEDYKYLFKVVLIGNAGVGKTCLVRRFTQGLFPPGQGATIGVDFMIKTVEIGGEKVKLQIWDTAGQERFRSITQSYYHSADALVLVFDVTSTESFNALPSWLKEVEQYASPKVISVLVGNKIDLAADREVTNEEADTFADTHDMRLLETSAKESDNVDKLFMDIAVELTNNVRNSDIKSTLLEDPIRDHSSVSFCCR; translated from the exons ATGGAGGATTATAAGTACCTTTTTAAGGTAGTTCTAATCGGAAATGCGGGTGTAGGAAAGACATGTTTGGTGAGACGATTTACACAG GGTTTATTCCCACCGGGTCAAGGTGCTACTATTGGTGTTGATTTCATGATCAAGACAGTAGAGATTGGTGGTGAAAAGGTTAAG CTTCAGATTTGGGACACAGCAGGCCAGGAAAGATTCCGCTCAATCACACAGAGTTACTATCACAGCGCAGACGCTCTCGTTCTAGTCTTCGATGTTACTTCTACAGAAAGCTTCAATGCATTACCTAGCTGGCTCAAGGAGGTCGAGCAGTATGCCAGCCCAAAAGTCATTTCTGTTTTAGTCG GTAACAAGATCGACCTTGCTGCAGATCGTGAGGTCACCAATGAAGAGGCCGACACGTTTGCCGACACCCACGACATGCGCCTCTTAGAAACCTCCGCCAAAGAGTCTGACAACGTTGACAAATTATTTATGGACATTGCCGTTGAACTGACAAACAACGTTCGGAATTCGGATATCAAGAGTACGCTATTGGAGGATCCAATTCGTGACCATAGCAGCGTGTCGTTCTGTTGCCGATAG